One window of the Tissierella sp. genome contains the following:
- the dprA gene encoding DNA-processing protein DprA: protein MDFTSREILIWLNSLGIGNSNIKNVVEGFSDLPEFWASDSKQIRAMKGIRDEVKEKILYNRNIDNIKSLFMNIEKQNIDIVTIFDEEYPTGLRYLNDSPQVLYIKGNNFLNNSIAIAIVGSRKATSYGKWACEKFTKELVELGVTIISGLASGIDTIAHKTTLENDGKTIAVLGNGIDNIYPKRNLSLYKEIEREGTIVTEFPLGTPPLAYNFPQRNRIISGLSKGVIIIEAQEKSGSLITAHHALDQGKDVFALPGNINSIFSGGTNKLIKDGAKPLLTMDDIIEEIYELKQMVMVNKSNKIDYSNYSETETKIIRILESGPVHTDIIAYKIGMDIQVATSLLTVLELKGAIRELSSRVFTIS, encoded by the coding sequence ATGGATTTCACTTCAAGAGAAATTCTTATATGGTTAAATAGTCTGGGTATAGGAAATAGTAATATTAAAAATGTTGTTGAGGGTTTTTCTGATTTACCTGAGTTCTGGGCATCAGATAGTAAACAAATTAGAGCAATGAAGGGTATAAGAGACGAAGTAAAGGAAAAAATATTATATAATCGGAATATAGATAATATTAAAAGTTTGTTCATGAATATTGAAAAACAGAATATTGATATTGTAACTATATTTGATGAAGAATATCCTACAGGATTAAGATATTTAAATGATAGTCCTCAAGTGTTGTATATAAAAGGTAATAATTTCTTGAATAATAGTATTGCAATTGCTATCGTTGGCTCAAGAAAGGCAACTTCATATGGAAAATGGGCATGTGAAAAGTTTACTAAGGAATTAGTTGAATTGGGAGTGACTATTATAAGCGGATTAGCTTCTGGCATAGATACTATTGCACATAAGACAACTTTAGAAAATGATGGTAAAACCATAGCAGTATTAGGAAATGGTATTGATAATATATATCCTAAGCGAAATCTCTCTTTATATAAAGAAATTGAAAGAGAAGGCACTATTGTTACAGAATTTCCTCTAGGTACACCACCTTTAGCTTATAATTTCCCACAGAGAAATAGAATAATAAGTGGACTATCAAAAGGAGTAATTATTATAGAAGCGCAGGAAAAATCAGGATCTCTAATTACTGCACACCACGCACTTGATCAAGGAAAGGATGTTTTTGCATTACCAGGTAATATAAATAGTATATTTAGTGGTGGAACAAATAAACTAATAAAAGATGGAGCTAAGCCACTATTGACAATGGATGATATTATTGAAGAAATATATGAGTTGAAACAAATGGTTATGGTAAATAAGAGTAATAAAATTGATTATTCCAATTATAGCGAAACTGAAACGAAAATAATTAGAATTTTAGAATCAGGGCCAGTTCATACAGATATTATTGCATACAAGATAGGAATGGATATACAGGTTGCAACTAGTTTATTAACTGTGTTAGAACTGAAAGG
- a CDS encoding helix-turn-helix transcriptional regulator, with protein sequence MDNLALAKHKTINIECNINDINDLPETTLGDRIRKLRLLMYLTIKDLSIKSCLSEETISNIEKSRTTPNISSLNKLCQALNTNNTYLLGTDDWAEETQSEIIYKYRMISGLSQRQLAKKCNLHFSTIKDYENGKIKHPDTLKIIYKGIGYI encoded by the coding sequence ATGGACAACCTTGCGTTAGCAAAACACAAAACTATTAACATAGAATGTAATATTAATGATATTAATGACCTTCCTGAAACAACATTGGGGGATCGTATCAGGAAGTTAAGATTGCTTATGTATTTGACTATCAAAGATCTATCAATAAAAAGTTGTTTGTCAGAGGAAACAATTAGTAATATTGAGAAATCTCGGACAACTCCTAATATTAGCAGTTTGAATAAGTTATGTCAAGCATTAAACACTAATAATACATATTTATTAGGAACTGATGATTGGGCAGAGGAAACTCAAAGTGAAATAATATATAAGTACAGAATGATATCAGGGTTGTCCCAAAGACAATTGGCCAAGAAATGCAATCTTCATTTTTCTACTATCAAAGATTATGAAAATGGAAAAATAAAACATCCGGATACATTAAAGATTATCTACAAAGGAATAGGTTATATATAA
- a CDS encoding M28 family peptidase gives MTNYLERVKEEIILNYGVRFFPWQKSKLRAYIKEETNKLGWDSEILKGNIIVGDIERAEYIYTAHYDTPGKIPEYARFVYKLFGNTSIILANLAILMMILLYSTLMVIAANIFGLEHRVDLLASIPYVLLMIGIFIPNKNNYNDNTSGVLTLMNIAHEILELGIDKDKVAFVFFNNEEWGLLGSAAMKKYWKRNRVSLDNKKLINFDCVGAGGTILITHGKKDEFAKEIQEKLQESTGIEVNRYKYKVLPLSDDFTFKNKGAIGIVFSNKSKLGKGYYIPNVHCNKDKYLKLENIEYLTEEICNLIK, from the coding sequence ATGACTAACTATTTAGAGCGCGTTAAAGAAGAAATTATATTAAATTATGGTGTGAGATTTTTTCCATGGCAAAAGAGTAAACTTAGAGCATATATAAAGGAAGAAACTAATAAATTAGGATGGGATTCTGAGATATTAAAAGGAAATATAATAGTAGGAGATATAGAAAGAGCAGAATACATTTATACAGCTCATTATGATACTCCAGGAAAAATTCCTGAGTATGCAAGATTTGTGTATAAATTATTTGGAAATACAAGTATTATACTAGCTAATTTAGCTATATTGATGATGATATTATTGTACTCAACATTAATGGTAATAGCAGCTAATATATTTGGATTAGAACATCGAGTTGATTTATTAGCAAGCATTCCTTATGTATTGCTGATGATAGGTATTTTCATACCAAATAAAAATAACTATAATGACAATACTTCTGGAGTTTTAACATTAATGAATATAGCTCATGAGATTTTAGAGCTTGGTATAGATAAAGATAAGGTTGCATTTGTATTTTTCAACAATGAAGAATGGGGATTATTAGGTTCTGCAGCTATGAAGAAATATTGGAAGAGAAATAGAGTATCATTAGATAACAAGAAATTAATTAACTTTGATTGTGTAGGAGCTGGAGGTACTATATTAATAACTCATGGAAAGAAAGATGAATTTGCTAAAGAAATCCAAGAAAAATTACAAGAGTCTACTGGAATCGAAGTTAATAGATATAAATATAAAGTATTACCTTTATCGGATGATTTTACTTTTAAGAATAAAGGTGCAATAGGGATAGTGTTCAGTAATAAAAGTAAGCTAGGAAAAGGTTACTATATCCCTAATGTACATTGTAATAAAGATAAATATTTAAAATTAGAAAACATTGAATATTTAACAGAAGAAATATGTAATCTTATAAAGTAA
- a CDS encoding phosphodiester glycosidase family protein — protein MRGIKLKKKLNFKHYKSGVTDVVEIDPLDLRISIQDKAANKINLPNFATSGYQWHHVNGVTYPLGILVSEGKVLSNRQPHNKAAGTLIVYKDGTVKVKELLNINGEKDVWFAVSGCSVLSKINMVSSGFVGIYSDIGRSANRPLIGYNPTKKKIVIAVRKNCSIQTGQTVLKNLGCSIGITLDAGGSTALKVNSKLIYSTTRRLYSVVTW, from the coding sequence ATTAGAGGAATTAAACTCAAAAAAAAACTAAATTTTAAGCACTATAAAAGCGGAGTTACTGATGTAGTAGAGATAGATCCTTTAGATTTAAGAATATCTATCCAGGATAAAGCAGCTAACAAAATAAATCTACCTAATTTTGCTACGAGTGGTTATCAATGGCATCATGTAAACGGAGTAACTTACCCTTTGGGGATTCTAGTATCAGAGGGGAAAGTATTAAGTAATAGACAACCTCATAACAAAGCAGCAGGCACTCTCATAGTGTATAAAGATGGTACAGTGAAAGTGAAAGAACTGCTTAATATAAATGGAGAAAAAGATGTATGGTTCGCAGTAAGTGGATGTTCAGTACTTTCAAAAATCAATATGGTAAGTTCTGGTTTTGTAGGAATTTATTCTGATATAGGGAGGTCGGCTAATAGACCACTCATAGGATATAATCCTACTAAGAAAAAGATAGTAATAGCAGTTAGAAAGAATTGCTCCATTCAGACAGGACAGACTGTATTAAAAAACTTAGGATGTAGTATAGGAATCACACTAGATGCAGGAGGATCTACTGCGTTAAAAGTAAATAGTAAATTAATATATAGCACTACTAGAAGATTATATTCGGTAGTGACTTGGTAG
- a CDS encoding D-Ala-D-Ala carboxypeptidase family metallohydrolase translates to MNRIKISKDFSLHEFQCKDGSQLVKLDSNLLDKLQQLRDRLGLPTIINSAYRTLEHNKKVKGSTNSQHLLGKAVDISITNQKLDIETIRDIADAIGFTGIGIYDTFIHLDVREIPNKWDLRTKKGIDSMKKGSRGNDVKELQLKLNKLGYNVGVADGIFGTATDREVRKFQKDNKLVADGIVGKKTLEELNSKKN, encoded by the coding sequence ATGAATAGAATAAAAATATCTAAAGACTTTTCTTTGCATGAATTTCAATGCAAAGATGGGAGTCAATTGGTGAAACTTGATAGCAATCTATTGGATAAATTACAACAATTAAGAGATAGGTTAGGCTTGCCAACGATAATTAATTCAGCCTATCGAACTCTTGAGCACAATAAAAAGGTTAAAGGTTCTACTAATAGCCAACACTTACTAGGAAAAGCAGTAGATATAAGTATTACTAATCAAAAATTGGATATAGAAACTATTAGAGATATAGCAGATGCAATAGGATTTACTGGAATAGGGATATATGATACTTTCATTCATTTAGATGTAAGAGAAATTCCTAACAAATGGGATTTAAGAACAAAGAAAGGAATTGATAGTATGAAAAAAGGCAGTAGAGGTAATGATGTAAAGGAATTGCAATTAAAATTAAATAAATTAGGTTACAATGTAGGTGTAGCAGATGGTATATTTGGCACTGCTACAGATAGAGAGGTAAGGAAATTTCAAAAAGACAATAAGTTAGTCGCAGATGGTATAGTTGGAAAGAAAACATTAGAGGAATTAAACTCAAAAAAAAACTAA
- a CDS encoding phage holin family protein, whose product MIEWLQVYLESDSTKLVYFLALILGANIIDFTIGWINAKFNPKIDFSSSKAILGIARKLLLFILLVYSIPVALLMPGALGISALYVLYTGYLVSEINSILNHFKLADDDKSVDPFINFFKSLFEKSGGK is encoded by the coding sequence ATGATAGAATGGTTACAAGTTTATTTAGAATCAGATAGTACCAAGTTAGTTTATTTTTTGGCTTTAATTTTAGGGGCGAATATTATTGATTTTACGATAGGTTGGATTAATGCAAAGTTTAATCCCAAAATTGATTTTTCTAGTTCTAAAGCAATTTTAGGGATAGCTAGAAAATTACTATTATTTATTTTGTTAGTTTATTCAATCCCAGTAGCACTCTTAATGCCTGGGGCTCTAGGTATAAGTGCTTTATATGTATTATATACTGGATATTTAGTGAGTGAAATTAACTCTATTTTAAATCATTTTAAATTAGCAGATGACGATAAGAGTGTAGATCCGTTTATTAACTTTTTTAAAAGTCTGTTTGAAAAAAGTGGTGGCAAATAA
- a CDS encoding putative phage tail protein: protein MDLINLLPDYYKDNSTMEELQSILSVNINSLANKFDETINQCFVNTATALLSRYEKIYGIKVDVSKSDEFRRERISAKIRGIGTVTKQMIKEVARTYSNGEVEVIEDPSNYSFIVKFVGTKGIPANMADLTITIEEIKPAHLAFTFEYTFNTWNDISNMTWNQASSYTWDQLRER, encoded by the coding sequence TTGGATTTAATAAATTTACTGCCTGATTATTACAAAGACAACTCAACCATGGAAGAGCTACAGAGTATTTTGAGTGTTAATATAAATTCCTTGGCGAATAAGTTTGATGAGACTATAAATCAATGTTTCGTAAATACAGCTACTGCTTTACTAAGTAGGTATGAAAAAATATATGGAATAAAAGTTGATGTATCTAAATCTGATGAATTTAGACGAGAGAGAATAAGCGCAAAAATCAGAGGAATTGGTACAGTAACTAAACAAATGATCAAAGAAGTTGCTAGGACATATTCTAATGGTGAAGTTGAAGTAATAGAAGATCCTTCTAATTATAGTTTTATTGTAAAGTTTGTTGGAACAAAAGGTATTCCTGCTAACATGGCAGATTTGACAATTACTATTGAAGAAATTAAACCCGCTCACTTAGCATTTACATTTGAATATACCTTTAACACTTGGAATGATATATCTAACATGACATGGAATCAAGCAAGTTCGTACACATGGGATCAATTAAGAGAGAGGTGA
- a CDS encoding baseplate J/gp47 family protein: MFEDMTYENILTDMLSRATSDVDKREGSIIYDALAPCAYQLAQTYFMLNNFIDLVSGDTAVGEYLDRVVADYGITRKQPTRAIRKIETTGVIDIGTRWGLNDTVYVIRELISPNIYKAECEQYGEIGNIYTGTLENIDNISGITATLTDIFSSGQDEETDENLRSRFYIQIQTPSTSGNVDDYKKWALEVPGVGDIKVFPLWNGNGTVKLLIVDSNMEVDETLEQIVYEHIETLRPICVAVTVDSPTGKDIDVVVNIILDGSKSLVEVKNDFIKSFTDYLKETVFKTYSVSYARIGSLLLSTQGIADYSNLLVNDDTVNIEILDTEMPIAGSVELNEVI; this comes from the coding sequence GTGTTTGAAGATATGACCTATGAAAATATACTTACTGATATGCTCAGTAGAGCTACTAGTGATGTAGATAAAAGAGAAGGATCTATTATCTATGATGCTCTTGCTCCTTGTGCTTATCAGTTAGCACAGACCTATTTCATGCTTAATAATTTTATTGATTTAGTAAGTGGTGATACTGCAGTTGGTGAATATTTAGATAGAGTTGTTGCTGATTATGGGATTACTAGAAAACAGCCAACTAGAGCTATAAGAAAGATTGAAACTACAGGTGTAATTGATATAGGTACTAGATGGGGATTGAACGACACTGTTTATGTCATTCGGGAGTTAATATCACCTAATATCTATAAAGCAGAATGTGAGCAATATGGAGAGATAGGGAATATTTACACTGGTACGCTTGAAAACATTGATAATATATCAGGAATAACTGCCACATTAACTGATATATTTTCTTCAGGACAAGATGAGGAGACAGATGAAAATTTAAGGTCTAGATTTTACATTCAAATTCAAACTCCTAGTACATCTGGTAATGTTGATGATTATAAGAAATGGGCATTGGAAGTACCTGGTGTAGGGGATATAAAAGTGTTTCCACTTTGGAATGGGAATGGAACTGTAAAATTATTAATTGTAGATAGCAATATGGAAGTAGATGAAACTCTAGAACAAATAGTATACGAACATATTGAAACTTTAAGACCTATATGTGTAGCAGTTACAGTGGATAGCCCTACAGGGAAAGATATAGATGTAGTAGTTAATATAATATTAGATGGCTCTAAATCTTTAGTTGAAGTTAAAAATGATTTTATTAAATCATTCACAGATTATCTTAAAGAGACTGTATTCAAGACATATAGCGTAAGTTATGCAAGAATAGGAAGCTTACTCCTATCCACCCAAGGTATAGCTGATTACTCTAATCTTCTTGTAAATGATGATACAGTGAATATAGAGATATTAGATACTGAAATGCCCATTGCAGGATCAGTAGAGTTAAATGAGGTGATATAG
- a CDS encoding DUF2634 domain-containing protein: MIPRSEIDIDLEITDDIEVSKTYKLNDDKIQGYTDGLDALKQAIYKVLSTEKYEYGIYSFSYGIEVESLIGKDQIYGKIELKRRIQECLLKDERIESVDNFNFVVKGDEMICTFDVISIYGEITITKEVNL, encoded by the coding sequence ATGATACCTAGAAGTGAAATTGACATTGATTTAGAAATCACAGATGATATTGAAGTAAGTAAGACATATAAACTAAATGATGATAAAATACAAGGCTATACAGACGGACTAGATGCTCTAAAACAAGCTATATATAAAGTACTAAGTACTGAAAAGTATGAGTACGGGATATATAGCTTTTCTTATGGAATTGAAGTTGAAAGTCTTATAGGTAAAGATCAAATATATGGAAAGATTGAATTAAAAAGAAGGATCCAGGAGTGCTTATTGAAAGATGAAAGAATAGAAAGTGTAGATAACTTTAATTTTGTAGTTAAAGGTGATGAAATGATTTGCACCTTTGATGTAATAAGTATCTATGGAGAAATCACTATCACCAAGGAGGTGAACCTATAG
- a CDS encoding LysM peptidoglycan-binding domain-containing protein — protein MSNYAIFFDYDNKTYRLPTNPEQMDTSSVQAIEKYEILKLGQIAIPTHMELKEYSFECEFPSNPIHYVETAGDFKAADYYIKLFEKWRDKLTPVRFIASNGIGNDINTLVLIEECGEVEKAGEEGDKYISFKLLEYRKYGKKSVVIKETKILNTAVQTASTKPIIPEKPNPKSNGYHTVVSGDTLWAIAKKYYGNGTQYTKIVNANKDKIKNPNLIYPGQRLMIP, from the coding sequence ATGAGTAATTATGCGATATTCTTTGATTATGACAATAAAACATATAGGCTCCCTACTAATCCAGAGCAGATGGATACATCTAGTGTACAGGCTATTGAAAAATATGAGATTTTAAAATTAGGACAAATTGCAATACCTACTCATATGGAGTTGAAAGAGTATAGCTTTGAATGTGAATTCCCTTCAAATCCTATACATTATGTTGAGACGGCTGGAGATTTTAAAGCTGCAGATTATTATATAAAACTATTTGAAAAATGGAGAGATAAGCTTACTCCGGTAAGATTTATTGCTAGCAATGGTATTGGAAACGATATTAATACTTTAGTGTTAATAGAGGAGTGTGGTGAAGTTGAAAAAGCAGGAGAAGAAGGAGATAAGTATATTAGTTTTAAGCTTTTAGAGTATAGAAAATATGGTAAAAAATCTGTAGTTATTAAAGAGACTAAAATACTCAATACTGCAGTTCAAACAGCAAGTACTAAACCTATTATACCTGAAAAACCTAATCCCAAAAGTAATGGCTATCATACTGTAGTATCTGGTGATACCTTGTGGGCTATTGCTAAAAAATATTATGGCAATGGAACCCAATACACTAAAATTGTGAATGCTAATAAAGATAAAATAAAGAATCCTAATTTAATTTATCCAGGTCAAAGGTTGATGATACCATGA